In one Aquificaceae bacterium genomic region, the following are encoded:
- a CDS encoding glycine--tRNA ligase subunit alpha yields MYFQDIIMTLHRFWAERGCAVWQPYDIETGAGTMNPATFLKVLGKKPWNVAYVEPSRRPKDGRYGENPNRLQHYYQFQVILKPAPDNPQEIYLESLRALGIKPEEHDIRFVEDDWESPTLGAWGLGWEVWLDGMEITQFTYFQQAGGLDLEEISVEITYGLERIAMYLQDVDSVYDIKWNHWLTYGEVFKPSEYQWSVYNFEKSDPKVLFELYEIYERETKRLLDEGLVLPAYDQLLKCSHTFNLLDARGVLSVQERARYIRRMNSLAQRVARLYLQTMA; encoded by the coding sequence ATGTATTTTCAGGACATTATCATGACCCTGCATCGCTTCTGGGCGGAGAGGGGATGTGCAGTGTGGCAACCCTACGACATAGAAACTGGAGCCGGGACAATGAACCCTGCCACCTTCCTCAAGGTGCTGGGCAAAAAGCCCTGGAACGTGGCATATGTGGAGCCCTCCAGAAGACCGAAGGATGGCCGGTATGGAGAAAACCCCAACAGGCTCCAGCACTACTACCAGTTTCAGGTAATACTAAAGCCCGCACCGGACAACCCTCAGGAGATATACCTTGAGAGCCTCAGAGCCCTTGGCATAAAGCCAGAGGAGCATGATATAAGGTTTGTGGAGGATGACTGGGAATCTCCCACTCTGGGCGCGTGGGGGCTTGGATGGGAGGTGTGGCTGGATGGTATGGAGATAACCCAGTTTACCTACTTTCAGCAGGCGGGTGGTCTTGACCTGGAGGAGATATCGGTGGAGATTACCTACGGACTTGAGAGAATAGCCATGTATCTTCAGGATGTGGACAGCGTGTATGACATAAAGTGGAACCATTGGCTCACCTATGGGGAGGTTTTCAAGCCCTCAGAATATCAGTGGAGCGTCTACAACTTTGAAAAGTCAGACCCAAAGGTGCTCTTTGAACTCTACGAGATTTATGAAAGGGAAACAAAAAGGCTTCTGGACGAGGGACTTGTGCTTCCTGCTTACGACCAGCTTCTGAAGTGTTCCCATACCTTTAACCTGCTTGATGCAAGGGGTGTGCTTTCTGTGCAGGAAAGGGCAAGATACATAAGGAGGATGAACAGCCTGGCTCAGAGGGTTGCCAGACTGTACCTCCAGACCATGGCATGA
- a CDS encoding endonuclease V: protein MNVNLKELEKVQLECARKVLQRDDFQKVELIGGIDLTFESIKENPTRAWASLVVVRLPDLKVVYQKVVEGVVDFPYIPTFLAFRELPLMLSLYNEAELKPDVFFIDGQGIAHPRGCGIASHFGVETDSVSVGVAKTRLFGYGKEPELKRGSYSYLTYRGSVVGAILRTKDHTEPVYVSVGHRISLKTAIELVLRTSIYRIPEPTRLAHNLLQRVRKELK, encoded by the coding sequence ATGAATGTAAACCTCAAAGAGCTTGAAAAAGTTCAGCTTGAGTGTGCCAGAAAAGTCCTGCAGAGGGATGACTTCCAGAAGGTAGAGCTCATAGGAGGCATAGACCTCACCTTTGAAAGCATAAAAGAAAACCCCACTCGGGCGTGGGCATCCCTCGTGGTAGTCAGGTTACCGGACCTGAAGGTGGTCTATCAGAAGGTGGTGGAAGGCGTGGTGGATTTCCCTTACATCCCCACCTTTCTGGCTTTCAGAGAGCTTCCCCTTATGCTAAGTCTATACAATGAGGCGGAGTTAAAGCCGGATGTATTTTTTATTGACGGACAGGGAATAGCCCATCCCAGAGGCTGTGGGATAGCGTCCCACTTTGGGGTGGAGACTGACTCTGTGAGCGTGGGTGTGGCAAAGACAAGGCTCTTTGGCTACGGAAAGGAGCCGGAACTCAAAAGGGGTAGCTATTCATATCTTACCTACAGGGGCAGCGTGGTAGGGGCAATCCTGAGGACAAAGGACCACACAGAACCGGTATATGTCTCTGTGGGGCACAGGATAAGCCTGAAGACTGCCATTGAGCTGGTTTTGAGGACTTCCATCTACAGAATCCCCGAGCCCACAAGGCTGGCTCATAACCTTCTGCAGAGGGTGAGAAAGGAGTTAAAATAA
- a CDS encoding glycerophosphodiester phosphodiesterase, with translation MSLFESLERFLVGHRGIPALELENTLQSIQRAIELGAHVVEVDLQRTKDGVFVLSHDDDLQRVFGVSIKVRESSWEELSKVHRDGYRLARLEEALELVNGRVGMFLEVKHPEDAKAVLDVVESFQATGWTAIISFYPAALEAVRGRITTGLVYAKPPGMIPEAKKLGCTFVLPKYPLATQKAVDFAHRLRLKMVAWTVNEPEKVMELFERGVDGVATDHVGLMRKVLFS, from the coding sequence ATGTCCCTCTTTGAAAGCCTTGAGAGGTTCCTTGTGGGACACAGGGGCATTCCAGCCCTTGAACTGGAAAACACGCTTCAGTCTATTCAGAGAGCCATTGAGCTGGGTGCCCATGTGGTGGAGGTGGACCTGCAGAGGACAAAAGATGGGGTCTTTGTGCTGAGCCATGATGATGACCTTCAAAGGGTCTTTGGTGTGAGTATAAAGGTGAGAGAGTCCAGCTGGGAAGAGCTCAGCAAGGTCCACAGAGATGGCTACAGACTTGCAAGGCTGGAAGAAGCCCTTGAGCTTGTAAACGGAAGGGTGGGTATGTTTCTTGAGGTGAAACATCCCGAGGATGCTAAGGCTGTGCTGGATGTGGTTGAGAGCTTTCAGGCAACAGGCTGGACTGCCATAATAAGCTTTTACCCCGCTGCCCTTGAGGCAGTGAGGGGCAGGATAACCACGGGGCTGGTCTACGCAAAACCGCCGGGGATGATTCCAGAAGCCAAAAAGCTCGGATGCACCTTTGTGCTTCCCAAGTATCCCCTCGCCACCCAGAAGGCGGTGGACTTTGCCCACAGGCTCAGGCTTAAGATGGTGGCGTGGACTGTAAATGAGCCAGAAAAGGTAATGGAACTTTTTGAAAGGGGTGTGGATGGTGTGGCAACAGACCACGTGGGGCTTATGAGAAAGGTCCTATTTTCCTGA
- the mnmG gene encoding tRNA uridine-5-carboxymethylaminomethyl(34) synthesis enzyme MnmG — MLVDEFDVAVIGGGHAGIEAALASARMGAKTVMFVLNADTIGQMSCNPAIGGIAKGIVVREIDALGGEMAKAIDHTGIQFKMLNTRKGKAVWSPRAQADKKLYREYMKRVCETQENLHIKQDEVVDIIVENGRVVAVRTKLGLEYRVKAVVVATGTFLNGLIYIGDKTFPAGRAWEPPSTGLADFYRRHDFPLWRFKTGTPARLDRRTIDFSALEPAPGDDPPPKFSFWTEPTGTYWFERGKKQALCWITYTTPKTHEIIRKNLHRTALYGGLIKGIGPRYCPSIEDKVVKFADKERHTVFLEPEGWDTIEIYPNGLSTSLPEEVQWEMYRSIPGLERVELIRPAYAIEYDMVPPTELYPTLETKKIMGLFHAGNINGTTGYEEAAGQGILAGINAALRAFGREPIYLRRDESYIGIMVDDLVTKGVMEPYRLFTSRSEFRLQLRQDNAILRLSKLGFELGLLTEKQYRLVRELQKEIESWLEFYRTQKVAVAVGSDTKSYTPSQLLTAEYTIDDLKNLGFEVPEHLYVKEEVEVQLKYEPYIEREQKLNERLKRLEGITLPPDMDYDRVPGLTNEAREKLKKFRPITVGQASRIDGITPATITALLAYLGKLD, encoded by the coding sequence ATGCTGGTGGACGAGTTTGATGTGGCGGTAATCGGCGGAGGTCATGCAGGCATAGAGGCGGCACTGGCGTCCGCACGCATGGGTGCAAAGACGGTCATGTTTGTTCTCAATGCAGACACCATAGGTCAGATGTCCTGCAACCCCGCCATAGGGGGCATAGCCAAGGGCATAGTGGTCAGAGAAATTGACGCCCTCGGTGGTGAGATGGCAAAAGCTATAGACCATACGGGCATACAGTTCAAGATGCTCAACACACGCAAGGGAAAGGCGGTCTGGTCTCCCCGAGCTCAGGCGGACAAAAAGCTCTACAGGGAATACATGAAAAGGGTCTGCGAAACTCAGGAAAACCTCCACATAAAGCAGGATGAGGTGGTGGACATCATCGTAGAAAACGGCAGGGTGGTCGCAGTCAGGACAAAGCTTGGACTGGAATACAGAGTTAAGGCGGTGGTGGTAGCCACCGGCACTTTCCTCAACGGTCTTATATACATCGGGGACAAAACCTTCCCCGCCGGCAGGGCATGGGAGCCTCCCTCCACGGGTCTTGCGGATTTTTACAGAAGGCATGACTTTCCCCTCTGGCGGTTCAAGACCGGCACCCCCGCAAGGCTTGACAGAAGAACCATAGACTTTTCCGCCCTTGAGCCAGCACCGGGGGACGACCCGCCACCCAAATTCTCCTTCTGGACAGAGCCTACGGGCACTTACTGGTTTGAGAGGGGCAAAAAGCAGGCTCTGTGCTGGATAACCTACACCACACCAAAAACCCATGAGATAATCCGCAAAAACCTGCACAGGACTGCACTCTACGGGGGTCTGATAAAGGGCATAGGTCCCAGGTACTGTCCTTCCATAGAGGACAAGGTGGTAAAGTTTGCAGACAAAGAAAGGCACACGGTCTTTCTTGAGCCCGAGGGCTGGGACACCATAGAGATATACCCCAACGGGCTCTCCACCTCTCTGCCGGAAGAGGTGCAGTGGGAGATGTATCGCAGTATTCCGGGGCTTGAAAGGGTGGAGCTCATACGCCCTGCCTACGCCATAGAATACGACATGGTCCCACCCACAGAGCTCTACCCTACGCTGGAAACAAAGAAGATAATGGGTCTTTTCCATGCGGGAAACATAAACGGCACCACGGGCTACGAGGAGGCAGCAGGTCAGGGCATACTTGCGGGCATAAACGCAGCCCTGAGAGCCTTTGGAAGAGAGCCCATATACCTGCGTCGGGATGAGAGCTACATAGGCATAATGGTGGACGACCTTGTGACCAAAGGAGTGATGGAGCCCTACAGGCTCTTTACTTCCCGTTCAGAGTTCAGGCTTCAGCTCAGGCAGGACAACGCCATTCTGAGACTTTCAAAGCTGGGCTTTGAGCTCGGACTGCTTACAGAGAAACAATATAGACTTGTCAGAGAACTTCAGAAGGAGATAGAAAGCTGGCTTGAGTTTTACAGGACTCAGAAGGTGGCGGTGGCGGTGGGCTCTGACACCAAAAGCTACACACCATCGCAACTGCTCACTGCAGAATATACCATAGATGACCTCAAGAACCTCGGCTTTGAGGTGCCAGAACACCTCTATGTGAAGGAAGAGGTGGAGGTTCAGCTCAAGTATGAGCCCTACATAGAGCGGGAGCAGAAGCTCAACGAAAGGCTGAAAAGGCTTGAAGGTATTACCCTCCCGCCGGATATGGACTATGACAGGGTGCCGGGTCTTACCAACGAGGCAAGGGAAAAGCTCAAGAAGTTCAGACCCATCACGGTGGGACAGGCATCAAGAATTGACGGCATAACGCCTGCCACAATAACCGCGCTGCTTGCCTATCTGGGCAAACTGGATTGA
- the cutA gene encoding divalent-cation tolerance protein CutA, protein MLGYYVVFITVPVEKGQELAEFIIQNRLGACVNVVPEVNSIYWWKGNIEKDRESLLVVKTSAKKFQELLKGVKSVHPYTVPEIIALPIVAGNEDYLKWIDDSLG, encoded by the coding sequence ATGCTGGGCTACTATGTGGTTTTCATAACGGTGCCGGTGGAGAAGGGGCAGGAGCTTGCGGAGTTTATCATTCAGAACAGGCTGGGTGCCTGCGTAAACGTGGTGCCAGAGGTCAACTCCATATACTGGTGGAAGGGAAACATAGAAAAGGACAGAGAGAGCCTTCTGGTGGTAAAGACCTCCGCAAAAAAGTTTCAGGAGCTCCTTAAAGGTGTCAAGTCAGTGCACCCCTACACGGTGCCTGAGATTATCGCCCTTCCCATAGTGGCAGGAAACGAGGACTATCTCAAGTGGATAGATGACTCCCTTGGTTGA
- the dmeF gene encoding CDF family Co(II)/Ni(II) efflux transporter DmeF has translation MVCKHQHEFYTPSTGAQKRVLVVFLITLITMAIEILAGYIFNSVALLADGIHMSTHALAFAIAYMAYFFARRWAREGSFTFGTWKVEVLGAYTSSILLFFLSFLILEEAFSKFVSRGETKYDEALLVALLGLGINLLSAYILHGGHHHHEHHEHHDLNLRGAYLHVLADALTSILAIGGLLAGKYLGLWFMDPLMGLLGFGLIIRWSLGLMKETAPILLDREGRNPLLQDIVRALEEDGESKVYDIHLLKIHSNRYACIVGLETYGNHDLEYYHRIISHFEEIAHITIELRSCARQ, from the coding sequence ATGGTCTGCAAGCACCAGCACGAGTTTTACACTCCTAGCACAGGAGCCCAGAAGAGAGTCCTTGTAGTCTTTCTTATCACACTCATAACCATGGCAATTGAAATACTGGCAGGTTATATCTTCAACTCCGTTGCTCTCCTTGCGGACGGAATTCACATGTCAACCCACGCCCTTGCCTTTGCCATAGCCTACATGGCTTACTTCTTTGCCAGAAGGTGGGCAAGGGAGGGAAGCTTTACCTTTGGCACATGGAAGGTGGAAGTGCTGGGAGCCTACACAAGCAGTATACTTCTTTTCTTCCTTTCCTTTCTCATACTTGAGGAGGCCTTTTCAAAGTTTGTAAGCAGAGGAGAAACAAAATACGACGAAGCTCTGCTTGTAGCTCTTTTGGGTCTGGGTATCAACCTTTTGAGTGCTTACATACTTCACGGTGGCCATCACCACCACGAACATCATGAACATCATGACCTCAACTTGAGAGGTGCTTATCTACATGTGCTTGCAGATGCCCTTACTTCCATACTTGCAATAGGGGGCCTGCTTGCTGGAAAATACCTTGGTCTGTGGTTCATGGACCCCCTTATGGGACTGCTGGGCTTTGGGCTCATAATCAGGTGGTCGCTGGGGCTTATGAAGGAAACCGCACCTATCCTGCTTGACAGGGAGGGCAGAAATCCACTCCTTCAGGATATAGTAAGGGCTCTTGAGGAGGACGGTGAGAGCAAGGTCTATGACATCCACCTTCTAAAAATCCATAGCAACCGTTATGCCTGCATAGTGGGGCTTGAGACCTATGGAAACCATGACCTTGAATACTATCACAGAATAATATCCCACTTTGAAGAGATAGCCCACATCACCATAGAACTCAGAAGCTGTGCCCGGCAGTAG
- the glnB gene encoding nitrogen regulator P-II GlnB, with translation MKKVEAIIKPFKLDEVKDALVEIGIGGMTVTEVRGFGQQKGHTEIYRGTEYVIDFLPKVKIEVIVRDEEVEKVVETIMKTAQTGRVGDGKIFIIPVEDVIRIRTGERGEQAI, from the coding sequence ATGAAAAAGGTGGAAGCCATAATCAAGCCTTTCAAGTTGGATGAGGTCAAGGATGCCCTGGTAGAGATAGGTATAGGTGGTATGACGGTCACGGAGGTGCGTGGCTTTGGTCAGCAGAAAGGACACACGGAAATATACCGTGGCACGGAGTATGTGATTGACTTTCTGCCCAAGGTAAAGATTGAGGTTATAGTCAGGGATGAAGAGGTGGAGAAGGTGGTGGAAACCATCATGAAAACCGCACAGACGGGCAGGGTGGGAGACGGGAAAATATTCATCATACCCGTGGAGGACGTAATAAGGATACGCACGGGAGAAAGAGGAGAGCAGGCAATATGA
- the glnA gene encoding type I glutamate--ammonia ligase: MPKYSPAEVLSLIEQEGVQYVDLRFSDLFGQWQHLTIPAYELSLDTFEEGRGFDGSSIRGWQSIHESDMLAFPDPATAFIDPFMEPKTLVMICDIYDPITRERYGRDTRYIAQKAEQYLKQTGIGDTAYYGPEAEFFIFDSVEFGTSANYAFWRIDSEEGWWNREITSSGYKIPHKRGYFPVPPLDKVHGLRNEMVSIMSQLGIVVELHHHEVATAGQGEIDIRYDSLVNQADKLFLYKYIVRMVAHKYGKFATFMPKVLPNDNGSGMHTHFSIWKEGQNLFAGSEYAGVSEICLYAIGGVLKHGPALTAFTNPTINSYHRLVPGFEAPVRLAYSARNRSAAIRIPTYSPSPKAKRIEIRFPDPTSNPYLAFSAILMAAIDGIENRIHPGEPFDKDIYSLPPEELKDIPQLPGSLEESLKALENDYEFLLKGGVFTEELIETWISSKKKEIDEIRFIPHPKEFELYFDI, translated from the coding sequence ATGCCAAAGTATTCACCAGCGGAGGTGCTGAGCCTCATCGAACAGGAAGGGGTCCAGTATGTGGACCTGAGGTTTTCTGACCTTTTTGGTCAGTGGCAACACCTCACCATACCGGCTTACGAGCTGTCCCTTGATACCTTTGAGGAAGGTAGGGGCTTTGACGGCTCTTCTATAAGGGGCTGGCAGTCCATCCATGAGTCAGACATGCTTGCCTTCCCAGACCCCGCAACCGCCTTCATAGACCCATTCATGGAGCCCAAAACTCTGGTGATGATATGCGACATCTACGACCCCATCACAAGAGAAAGGTATGGCAGGGACACACGCTACATTGCCCAGAAGGCAGAGCAGTATCTCAAGCAAACCGGCATAGGAGACACCGCCTACTACGGACCTGAGGCGGAGTTTTTCATCTTTGACTCTGTGGAGTTTGGCACATCTGCCAACTATGCCTTCTGGAGGATAGACTCAGAGGAAGGCTGGTGGAACAGAGAGATAACCTCTTCTGGCTACAAGATACCCCACAAGAGGGGCTACTTCCCTGTGCCACCCCTGGATAAGGTCCATGGACTCAGGAACGAGATGGTCTCCATCATGTCCCAGCTGGGCATTGTAGTTGAGCTCCATCATCATGAAGTGGCAACCGCAGGACAGGGAGAGATAGACATTCGCTACGACTCTCTAGTCAATCAGGCAGACAAGCTTTTCCTGTATAAATACATAGTCCGTATGGTGGCCCACAAGTATGGAAAGTTTGCCACCTTTATGCCCAAAGTGCTTCCCAACGACAACGGTTCTGGTATGCATACCCACTTCTCCATATGGAAAGAAGGTCAGAACCTTTTTGCGGGGTCTGAATACGCAGGAGTTTCAGAAATATGTCTGTATGCTATAGGTGGTGTTCTCAAGCACGGACCAGCCCTTACCGCCTTTACAAACCCCACAATTAACTCCTATCACAGGCTTGTGCCCGGCTTTGAGGCACCAGTAAGGCTTGCCTACTCTGCAAGGAACCGCTCTGCCGCCATAAGGATACCCACTTACTCTCCCTCTCCAAAGGCAAAGAGAATTGAAATACGCTTCCCAGACCCCACATCAAATCCCTACCTTGCCTTCTCTGCCATACTCATGGCTGCCATAGATGGTATTGAAAACCGCATACATCCTGGAGAGCCCTTTGACAAAGACATATACTCACTGCCTCCAGAAGAGCTCAAGGACATACCTCAGCTTCCGGGCTCACTGGAGGAGTCTCTCAAGGCGCTGGAAAACGACTACGAGTTTCTCCTCAAGGGTGGGGTCTTTACCGAGGAGCTTATAGAAACATGGATAAGCTCCAAGAAAAAAGAGATAGACGAGATAAGGTTCATACCCCATCCGAAAGAGTTTGAGCTTTACTTTGACATTTAA
- a CDS encoding ammonium transporter, which yields MRRAGSIIPLLLVSLSFAGEQAPKLDTGDTAWLLVSSALVMLMTLPGLALFYGGMAKKKDTLNTIAMSFVAYCIASLVWFAYGYSLAFGEDIGGIIGSASKLFLSGVGVSSLQGTIPELLFVMFQLTFAAITVALASGSFVERLKFSAWVVFVFLWVSLVYVPIAHWVWGGGFLAKDGALDFAGGTVVHINAGIAGLVGALILGRRKDAVLLPSNLPLVVLGAGLLWFGWFGFNAGSAVGANGLAAVAMLNTNIATATAALAWMFTEWLHRKKPTVLGLASGVIAGLVAITPAAGFVNVVGAFIIGLIAGIVCYFMVAEVKQKLGYDDALDVFGIHGVAGIIGAVLTGVFADPSINEAGKGLLYGNPGQLFIQLWSVVVTIVYSGVMTAIILFIARALTGLKVGEEEEVGGLDRSQHGESAYNIS from the coding sequence ATGCGTCGCGCAGGAAGTATTATACCACTACTTCTGGTAAGCCTCTCCTTTGCAGGGGAGCAGGCTCCAAAGTTGGACACTGGAGACACTGCGTGGCTTCTTGTGTCTTCCGCCCTTGTCATGCTCATGACACTGCCCGGTCTTGCCCTCTTTTACGGAGGCATGGCAAAGAAAAAGGACACCCTCAACACCATAGCCATGTCCTTTGTCGCCTACTGTATTGCGTCGCTTGTATGGTTTGCCTACGGCTACAGCCTTGCCTTTGGAGAGGATATTGGGGGCATAATAGGCAGCGCCAGCAAGCTCTTTCTGAGCGGTGTGGGAGTGAGCAGTCTGCAGGGGACTATCCCCGAGCTTCTTTTTGTCATGTTCCAGCTGACCTTCGCAGCCATAACCGTTGCCCTTGCCAGCGGTTCTTTTGTGGAGAGGCTAAAGTTCTCAGCGTGGGTGGTCTTTGTGTTTCTGTGGGTGAGCCTGGTTTATGTTCCCATAGCCCACTGGGTCTGGGGCGGTGGCTTTCTGGCAAAGGACGGAGCCCTTGACTTTGCTGGTGGAACTGTGGTGCACATAAATGCAGGTATAGCCGGTCTTGTGGGTGCTCTTATACTTGGCAGGCGGAAGGATGCGGTGCTTCTTCCCAGCAACCTGCCCCTTGTGGTGCTTGGTGCGGGCCTTCTCTGGTTTGGATGGTTTGGCTTTAACGCAGGCTCCGCTGTGGGTGCTAACGGGCTTGCGGCGGTTGCCATGCTCAACACCAACATAGCCACCGCAACTGCCGCCCTTGCGTGGATGTTCACCGAGTGGCTTCACAGGAAAAAGCCCACCGTCCTCGGGCTCGCCTCTGGAGTCATAGCAGGACTTGTGGCAATCACCCCAGCAGCAGGTTTTGTGAACGTGGTGGGAGCCTTCATAATAGGGCTTATCGCAGGAATTGTCTGCTACTTTATGGTGGCAGAGGTAAAGCAAAAGCTGGGTTACGATGACGCCCTTGATGTGTTTGGTATACATGGAGTGGCTGGCATAATAGGTGCGGTTCTTACCGGAGTCTTTGCAGACCCATCCATAAACGAGGCAGGTAAAGGGCTTCTCTATGGAAATCCGGGACAGTTGTTTATACAGCTGTGGTCTGTGGTGGTGACCATAGTATACAGCGGTGTAATGACAGCCATAATCCTCTTCATAGCCAGGGCTCTTACCGGCCTCAAGGTTGGAGAAGAGGAAGAGGTTGGAGGACTTGACAGGTCCCAGCACGGAGAAAGTGCATACAACATCTCATAA
- a CDS encoding porin encodes MKKLALITAVLGGFSLSNALELKTDFLGTLNISGALTGYMLHSNNTSDTKKTRYDVGSALINISKPAEPFGFTLIGGAYATPVVGVGLLKTSDSTDLFSPLPVAYLEYAPIKGLSLQAGKLPTIIGYESAFTYLNNYVQRGLIWNMQPVINNGVRLTYSTDLFTVKVGVNDGFYTLSTTHPKPAFEGSIGITPIKDASLSFNFIIPDKSSRPNDTAFPANKREFNALAAYTFDRLSFGMDFMYVEAPRDAEAGVPAKAKASGGCLHFSYDLKPIKLSGRVEYVKDNSDAGGIDLVGLGDGNKGWTFTLTPAYQKGPLMVRGEVSYVKADNPFTSNNKKSQTRLGLEVGFLF; translated from the coding sequence ATGAAGAAGCTTGCTTTAATTACCGCAGTTCTTGGAGGCTTCAGCCTCAGCAATGCCCTTGAGCTAAAGACCGACTTTCTCGGCACCCTCAACATAAGCGGAGCCCTGACGGGCTATATGCTCCACAGCAACAACACCTCTGACACAAAGAAAACCCGTTACGATGTGGGCTCAGCCCTCATAAACATATCAAAGCCTGCAGAACCCTTTGGCTTTACCCTTATTGGCGGTGCCTATGCGACCCCTGTAGTGGGAGTGGGACTCTTAAAGACTTCAGACAGCACCGACCTGTTCAGTCCTCTTCCCGTGGCTTACCTTGAATACGCACCCATAAAGGGACTTTCCCTTCAGGCAGGAAAGCTACCCACCATAATAGGCTACGAGTCTGCCTTTACATACCTTAACAACTACGTTCAGAGAGGACTCATATGGAACATGCAACCCGTCATAAACAACGGTGTAAGACTCACCTACAGCACAGACCTCTTTACGGTAAAGGTGGGTGTAAACGATGGCTTTTATACTCTCAGCACAACACATCCAAAGCCAGCCTTTGAAGGAAGTATAGGAATAACGCCCATCAAGGACGCTTCCCTGTCTTTTAATTTTATAATCCCAGATAAAAGCTCAAGACCCAACGATACCGCCTTCCCTGCCAACAAGAGAGAGTTTAACGCTCTTGCCGCCTATACCTTTGATAGGCTCTCCTTTGGTATGGACTTTATGTATGTGGAAGCGCCCAGAGACGCTGAAGCTGGAGTGCCTGCAAAGGCAAAGGCAAGCGGAGGCTGTTTGCACTTCTCTTATGACCTAAAGCCCATTAAATTATCCGGAAGGGTGGAGTATGTAAAGGACAACTCGGATGCCGGAGGCATAGACCTTGTGGGTTTAGGGGATGGAAACAAAGGATGGACCTTTACCCTCACGCCTGCTTACCAGAAGGGTCCTCTCATGGTAAGGGGTGAAGTCTCTTATGTAAAGGCGGACAACCCCTTTACCTCAAACAACAAAAAGAGTCAGACAAGGCTGGGACTGGAGGTAGGCTTCCTGTTCTGA
- a CDS encoding TIGR01458 family HAD-type hydrolase yields the protein MVKAVLFDIDGVLCIRDRLIEGAPEAFERIKKHFRVALVTNTTRVSSRTTFTRLRSLGFKVEEEELYTALRVSRIFLSKNSASAFILATDEVMEEFRGLEVYPLKYVLVADAYKSFTYENLNTAFRLLLEGKELLVSAPNRYFMDTDGKLSLDAGPFCKALEYASGKSARVLGKPSEDFFRIVLEKLDVSSEEALMVGDDIEYDVLGAQRLGMKGCLVKTGKFRPEDLTKGKPDFLIDSVRDLPRLLGL from the coding sequence ATGGTAAAGGCGGTTCTTTTTGACATTGATGGAGTTCTGTGTATAAGGGACAGGCTGATAGAAGGTGCACCTGAAGCCTTTGAAAGGATAAAAAAACACTTTAGAGTAGCCCTTGTCACCAACACCACAAGGGTGTCTTCCAGAACAACCTTTACAAGGTTGCGGTCTCTGGGTTTTAAGGTTGAAGAGGAAGAACTTTATACAGCTCTGAGAGTCTCCAGGATATTCCTCTCGAAGAACAGCGCCAGCGCCTTTATACTTGCTACAGATGAAGTCATGGAAGAGTTCAGAGGTCTGGAAGTCTACCCCCTAAAATATGTGCTCGTGGCGGATGCCTATAAGAGCTTTACATACGAAAACCTCAACACAGCCTTCAGACTTCTCCTTGAAGGGAAAGAACTTCTCGTTTCTGCACCAAACAGATACTTTATGGACACTGACGGCAAGCTCTCTCTCGATGCAGGACCCTTCTGCAAGGCTCTTGAATACGCCTCAGGAAAGAGTGCAAGGGTGCTTGGGAAGCCTTCTGAAGACTTTTTTAGGATTGTTTTGGAGAAGTTAGATGTGTCATCAGAAGAAGCACTCATGGTGGGGGACGACATAGAATACGATGTGCTGGGAGCTCAAAGGCTTGGCATGAAGGGATGTCTTGTCAAAACTGGTAAGTTCAGACCAGAGGACCTGACCAAGGGAAAGCCGGATTTCCTTATAGATTCTGTGAGGGACTTGCCCCGTCTTCTTGGGTTGTAA